A DNA window from Hevea brasiliensis isolate MT/VB/25A 57/8 chromosome 2, ASM3005281v1, whole genome shotgun sequence contains the following coding sequences:
- the LOC110648718 gene encoding uncharacterized protein LOC110648718 isoform X1 yields MSQRYFHHNKKSQQEEWSGSNPRNFPKNHKKFIPRNQNPNSNSSPDPTLLNSLRQSLSKQSDAADPASTANSGAASSSKVRVGDNEDWVSSGTAAGRQDVGNFINYLPQDEAVAAGLGAKEGGLDPVESQRVVDLLNRELSRLLKLSPREFWREVASDNSLHEFLDSFLKHRSRWYDFPHHGVKGIVAGVVVGERDLSRRVFMVLYRISSNRDPGARAADTLSSRDHAGGSSYFIIHGFLRNEGIYSGMGKEEKKLLDLPKLLDICAIYGHENEELIQVLVKNALQAQTGIYDNLTAAMSQFLGIVHTMFQRCISSLEALFSSASHEDLGSSSLHYDLLEVMDFINDALVSIDAFINAYKPAAVFFSCPIEMSYGNEELLVMLARLHDTLLPSLQRGFRIILAGGDDEMISNIAVSLKMLSMRICKLGWKLLDICYLSNEVFTDCLPIPAVTKMFPAKVDDPVIRADILIQTFREISGLLLYTQENQNRNTFLQNLDKNYHLMSKLQSLQNAGWIFIDDEQLQYLSGITMFSLKSTVEKQTLVPTPVSSNKVEMDEDAAIKESKISQIRDLFPDYGKGFLAACLEVYNHDPEEVIQRILEGTLHEDLKCLDPSLQTMPTAKSALTKDKGKGKLVESTSFPLTTPTNSANTEVAGERQFDSTSVSSSSTVGRFVRKSNDVHEHYTLDARDDKDAARTVALISQYEYEDEYDDSFDDLGLSVVESGLEENEIFSDKVSSSLGKSSGTESEISVQTAPNTKWGSRKKPQYYVKDGKNYSYKVAGSVAVANSSEASLVSQAQGELIYGLGQGGNIPLGAVKKLTEYQEQEHQRESDEPEMEGRGNTRNPRGRGRRGGGGRLRESHEEQDDQSDGSEMQGRGNAGNPRGRGRRGRGSNNYRKDRAMNKHFSGLSGF; encoded by the exons ATGTCGCAGCGTTACTTTCACCACAACAAGAAGTCACAACAAGAAGAGTGGAGCGGCTCCAACCCCAGAAATTTCCCAAAAAACCATAAGAAATTCATTCCGAGAAATCAAAATCCTAATTCTAATTCCAGTCCCGATCCTACGCTCTTAAATTCTCTTAGACAATCGCTTTCAAAGCAATCTGATGCCGCCGACCCAGCATCGACTGCTAACAGTGGCGCAGCGTCATCCAGTAAGGTCCGGGTGGGAGATAACGAAGATTGGGTGTCCAGCGGAACGGCAGCGGGACGTCAGGATGTTGGCAATTTCATAAACTACTTGCCGCAGGATGAGGCGGTGGCGGCTGGGCTCGGCGCCAAGGAAGGAGGATTGGATCCAGTGGAGTCTCAGAGAGTTGTGGATCTTTTGAATAGGGAGTTGTCTCGGTTGCTCAAGTTGAGTCCTAGAGAGTTCTGGAGGGAAG TGGCCAGTGACAATTCCTTGCATGAGTTTCTGGATAGCTTCCTGAAACATAGAAGTAGATGGTATGATTTCCCACATCATGGAGTTAAGGGCATTGTCGCAGGCGTCGTTGTCGGAGAACGTGATTTAAGTCGCCGTGTTTTCATGGTATTGTATCGCAT ATCTTCCAACAGGGATCCAGGCGCTCGGGCTGCTGATACTCTTAGTTCAAGAGATCATGCAGGTGGGTCGTCTTACTTCATCATACATGGTTTCCTTAGAAATGAAGGAATTTATTCTGGAATGGGAAAAGAG GAAAAAAAGTTGCTTGACCTGCCGAAGTTGTTGGATATATGTGCCATTTATGGCCATGAAAATGAAGAATTGATTCAAGTTCTG GTTAAGAATGCTTTGCAAGCCCAGACTGGGATCTATGATAATTTAACTGCGGCCATGTCACAGTTTTTGGGGATCGTTCACACAATGTTTCAACGTTGCATCTCATCTTTGGAG GCTTTATTTTCCTCTGCAAGCCATGAAGACCTTGGATCTAGTTCTCTTCATTATGACTTGTTAGAG GTGATGGATTTCATAAATGATGCACTTGTTTCCATCGATGCTTTTATTAATGCATACAAACCAGCAGCTGTGTTCTTTTCATGCCCTATAGAAATGAG TTATGGGAATGAGGAATTGTTGGTCATGCTTGCAAGATTGCATGATACTTTGCTTCCATCTTTACAACGTGGGTTCCGAATTATATTGGCAGGAGGAGATGATGAAATGATATCAAATATTGCTGTTAGTTTGAAGATGTTATCCATGAggatttgcaaactgggttggaAATTGTTGGATATTTGCTATTTAAGTAATGAAGTATTCACAGATTGCCTTCCCATTCCAGCTGTAACAAAGATGTTTCCAGCAAAAGTGGACGACCCTGTCATAAGAGCAGATATATTGATTCAAACCTTTAGGGAGATCAGTGGACTACTGCTGTACACCCAAGAGAATCAGAACAGAAATACATTTCTTCAGAATCTTGATAAGAATTACCATCTAATGAGCAAACTGCAGAGCTTACAGAATGCTG GATGGATATTCATAGATGATGAACAGCTCCAGTATTTATCTGGGATAACAATGTTTTCTCTGAAGAGTACTGTTGAGAAGCAAACACTTGTGCCAACCCCTGTTTCAAGCAACAAAGTTGAAATGGATGAAGATGCAGCCATCAAGGAATCCAAAATTAGTCAAATAAGGGACTTATTTCCTGATTATGGTAAGGGGTTTTTGGCTGCCTGCCTTGAAGTTTATAACCATGATCCAGAAGAGGTGATTCAGAGAATACTCGAGGGGACTCTTCATGAAGATCTTAAGTGCTTGGATCCATCACTGCAGACCATGCCAACAGCCAAGTCTGCTTTGACCAAGGATAAAGGAAAGGGGAAGTTAGTTGAATCTACATCATTCCCCTTAACAACGCCAACTAACTCTGCCAATACAGAGGTAGCAGGAGAGCGACAATTTGACAGTACATCTGTTTCATCCTCATCTACAGTTGGCAGGTTTGTTAGAAAGTCTAATGATGTGCATGAACATTATACTCTTGATGCCAGGGATGACAAAGATGCAGCAAGGACTGTAGCTCTGATTTCACAGTACGAGTATGAGGATGAATATGATGACTCCTTTGATGATCTAGGTTTAAGTGTTGTTGAGTCAGGGTTGGAGGAGAATGAAATATTTAGTGACAAAGTCAGCTCTAGTTTGGGGAAATCTTCAGGGACTGAAAGTGAAATCTCTGTTCAAACTGCTCCTAATACAAAGTGGGGATCTAGAAAAAAGCCGCAATACTATGTCAAGGATGGAAAGAACTACAGCTACAAGGTTGCAGGTTCAGTTGCAGTTGCAAATTCCAGTGAAGCTTCACTAGTTAGTCAAGCGCAGGGAGAACTAATTTATGGTCTTGGACAGGGTGGTAACATTCCTCTAGGTGCAGTTAAGAAGTTGACCGAGTATCAGGAGCAAGAACACCAGAGGGAATCTGATGAACCTGAGATGGAAGGGAGAGGGAACACAAGGAAtcccagaggtagaggcaggaggGGAGGCGGAGGAAGGCTGAGGGAGTCGCATGAAGAGCAGGATGACCAATCTGATGGTTCTGAGATGCAAGGGAGAGGAAATGCCGGAAATCCCAGGGGCAGGGGAAGGAGGGGAAGAGGAAGTAACAATTACAGGAAGGATAGAGCTATGAATAAGCACTTTTCTGGATTGTCTGGTTTTTAG
- the LOC110648718 gene encoding uncharacterized protein LOC110648718 isoform X2, giving the protein MSQRYFHHNKKSQQEEWSGSNPRNFPKNHKKFIPRNQNPNSNSSPDPTLLNSLRQSLSKQSDAADPASTANSGAASSSKVRVGDNEDWVSSGTAAGRQDVGNFINYLPQDEAVAAGLGAKEGGLDPVESQRVVDLLNRELSRLLKLSPREFWREVASDNSLHEFLDSFLKHRSRWYDFPHHGVKGIVAGVVVGERDLSRRVFMVLYRISSNRDPGARAADTLSSRDHAVLLQEKKLLDLPKLLDICAIYGHENEELIQVLVKNALQAQTGIYDNLTAAMSQFLGIVHTMFQRCISSLEALFSSASHEDLGSSSLHYDLLEVMDFINDALVSIDAFINAYKPAAVFFSCPIEMSYGNEELLVMLARLHDTLLPSLQRGFRIILAGGDDEMISNIAVSLKMLSMRICKLGWKLLDICYLSNEVFTDCLPIPAVTKMFPAKVDDPVIRADILIQTFREISGLLLYTQENQNRNTFLQNLDKNYHLMSKLQSLQNAGWIFIDDEQLQYLSGITMFSLKSTVEKQTLVPTPVSSNKVEMDEDAAIKESKISQIRDLFPDYGKGFLAACLEVYNHDPEEVIQRILEGTLHEDLKCLDPSLQTMPTAKSALTKDKGKGKLVESTSFPLTTPTNSANTEVAGERQFDSTSVSSSSTVGRFVRKSNDVHEHYTLDARDDKDAARTVALISQYEYEDEYDDSFDDLGLSVVESGLEENEIFSDKVSSSLGKSSGTESEISVQTAPNTKWGSRKKPQYYVKDGKNYSYKVAGSVAVANSSEASLVSQAQGELIYGLGQGGNIPLGAVKKLTEYQEQEHQRESDEPEMEGRGNTRNPRGRGRRGGGGRLRESHEEQDDQSDGSEMQGRGNAGNPRGRGRRGRGSNNYRKDRAMNKHFSGLSGF; this is encoded by the exons ATGTCGCAGCGTTACTTTCACCACAACAAGAAGTCACAACAAGAAGAGTGGAGCGGCTCCAACCCCAGAAATTTCCCAAAAAACCATAAGAAATTCATTCCGAGAAATCAAAATCCTAATTCTAATTCCAGTCCCGATCCTACGCTCTTAAATTCTCTTAGACAATCGCTTTCAAAGCAATCTGATGCCGCCGACCCAGCATCGACTGCTAACAGTGGCGCAGCGTCATCCAGTAAGGTCCGGGTGGGAGATAACGAAGATTGGGTGTCCAGCGGAACGGCAGCGGGACGTCAGGATGTTGGCAATTTCATAAACTACTTGCCGCAGGATGAGGCGGTGGCGGCTGGGCTCGGCGCCAAGGAAGGAGGATTGGATCCAGTGGAGTCTCAGAGAGTTGTGGATCTTTTGAATAGGGAGTTGTCTCGGTTGCTCAAGTTGAGTCCTAGAGAGTTCTGGAGGGAAG TGGCCAGTGACAATTCCTTGCATGAGTTTCTGGATAGCTTCCTGAAACATAGAAGTAGATGGTATGATTTCCCACATCATGGAGTTAAGGGCATTGTCGCAGGCGTCGTTGTCGGAGAACGTGATTTAAGTCGCCGTGTTTTCATGGTATTGTATCGCAT ATCTTCCAACAGGGATCCAGGCGCTCGGGCTGCTGATACTCTTAGTTCAAGAGATCATGCAG TCCTTTTGCAGGAAAAAAAGTTGCTTGACCTGCCGAAGTTGTTGGATATATGTGCCATTTATGGCCATGAAAATGAAGAATTGATTCAAGTTCTG GTTAAGAATGCTTTGCAAGCCCAGACTGGGATCTATGATAATTTAACTGCGGCCATGTCACAGTTTTTGGGGATCGTTCACACAATGTTTCAACGTTGCATCTCATCTTTGGAG GCTTTATTTTCCTCTGCAAGCCATGAAGACCTTGGATCTAGTTCTCTTCATTATGACTTGTTAGAG GTGATGGATTTCATAAATGATGCACTTGTTTCCATCGATGCTTTTATTAATGCATACAAACCAGCAGCTGTGTTCTTTTCATGCCCTATAGAAATGAG TTATGGGAATGAGGAATTGTTGGTCATGCTTGCAAGATTGCATGATACTTTGCTTCCATCTTTACAACGTGGGTTCCGAATTATATTGGCAGGAGGAGATGATGAAATGATATCAAATATTGCTGTTAGTTTGAAGATGTTATCCATGAggatttgcaaactgggttggaAATTGTTGGATATTTGCTATTTAAGTAATGAAGTATTCACAGATTGCCTTCCCATTCCAGCTGTAACAAAGATGTTTCCAGCAAAAGTGGACGACCCTGTCATAAGAGCAGATATATTGATTCAAACCTTTAGGGAGATCAGTGGACTACTGCTGTACACCCAAGAGAATCAGAACAGAAATACATTTCTTCAGAATCTTGATAAGAATTACCATCTAATGAGCAAACTGCAGAGCTTACAGAATGCTG GATGGATATTCATAGATGATGAACAGCTCCAGTATTTATCTGGGATAACAATGTTTTCTCTGAAGAGTACTGTTGAGAAGCAAACACTTGTGCCAACCCCTGTTTCAAGCAACAAAGTTGAAATGGATGAAGATGCAGCCATCAAGGAATCCAAAATTAGTCAAATAAGGGACTTATTTCCTGATTATGGTAAGGGGTTTTTGGCTGCCTGCCTTGAAGTTTATAACCATGATCCAGAAGAGGTGATTCAGAGAATACTCGAGGGGACTCTTCATGAAGATCTTAAGTGCTTGGATCCATCACTGCAGACCATGCCAACAGCCAAGTCTGCTTTGACCAAGGATAAAGGAAAGGGGAAGTTAGTTGAATCTACATCATTCCCCTTAACAACGCCAACTAACTCTGCCAATACAGAGGTAGCAGGAGAGCGACAATTTGACAGTACATCTGTTTCATCCTCATCTACAGTTGGCAGGTTTGTTAGAAAGTCTAATGATGTGCATGAACATTATACTCTTGATGCCAGGGATGACAAAGATGCAGCAAGGACTGTAGCTCTGATTTCACAGTACGAGTATGAGGATGAATATGATGACTCCTTTGATGATCTAGGTTTAAGTGTTGTTGAGTCAGGGTTGGAGGAGAATGAAATATTTAGTGACAAAGTCAGCTCTAGTTTGGGGAAATCTTCAGGGACTGAAAGTGAAATCTCTGTTCAAACTGCTCCTAATACAAAGTGGGGATCTAGAAAAAAGCCGCAATACTATGTCAAGGATGGAAAGAACTACAGCTACAAGGTTGCAGGTTCAGTTGCAGTTGCAAATTCCAGTGAAGCTTCACTAGTTAGTCAAGCGCAGGGAGAACTAATTTATGGTCTTGGACAGGGTGGTAACATTCCTCTAGGTGCAGTTAAGAAGTTGACCGAGTATCAGGAGCAAGAACACCAGAGGGAATCTGATGAACCTGAGATGGAAGGGAGAGGGAACACAAGGAAtcccagaggtagaggcaggaggGGAGGCGGAGGAAGGCTGAGGGAGTCGCATGAAGAGCAGGATGACCAATCTGATGGTTCTGAGATGCAAGGGAGAGGAAATGCCGGAAATCCCAGGGGCAGGGGAAGGAGGGGAAGAGGAAGTAACAATTACAGGAAGGATAGAGCTATGAATAAGCACTTTTCTGGATTGTCTGGTTTTTAG
- the LOC110648718 gene encoding uncharacterized protein LOC110648718 isoform X4, with amino-acid sequence MQEKKLLDLPKLLDICAIYGHENEELIQVLVKNALQAQTGIYDNLTAAMSQFLGIVHTMFQRCISSLEALFSSASHEDLGSSSLHYDLLEVMDFINDALVSIDAFINAYKPAAVFFSCPIEMSYGNEELLVMLARLHDTLLPSLQRGFRIILAGGDDEMISNIAVSLKMLSMRICKLGWKLLDICYLSNEVFTDCLPIPAVTKMFPAKVDDPVIRADILIQTFREISGLLLYTQENQNRNTFLQNLDKNYHLMSKLQSLQNAGWIFIDDEQLQYLSGITMFSLKSTVEKQTLVPTPVSSNKVEMDEDAAIKESKISQIRDLFPDYGKGFLAACLEVYNHDPEEVIQRILEGTLHEDLKCLDPSLQTMPTAKSALTKDKGKGKLVESTSFPLTTPTNSANTEVAGERQFDSTSVSSSSTVGRFVRKSNDVHEHYTLDARDDKDAARTVALISQYEYEDEYDDSFDDLGLSVVESGLEENEIFSDKVSSSLGKSSGTESEISVQTAPNTKWGSRKKPQYYVKDGKNYSYKVAGSVAVANSSEASLVSQAQGELIYGLGQGGNIPLGAVKKLTEYQEQEHQRESDEPEMEGRGNTRNPRGRGRRGGGGRLRESHEEQDDQSDGSEMQGRGNAGNPRGRGRRGRGSNNYRKDRAMNKHFSGLSGF; translated from the exons ATGCAG GAAAAAAAGTTGCTTGACCTGCCGAAGTTGTTGGATATATGTGCCATTTATGGCCATGAAAATGAAGAATTGATTCAAGTTCTG GTTAAGAATGCTTTGCAAGCCCAGACTGGGATCTATGATAATTTAACTGCGGCCATGTCACAGTTTTTGGGGATCGTTCACACAATGTTTCAACGTTGCATCTCATCTTTGGAG GCTTTATTTTCCTCTGCAAGCCATGAAGACCTTGGATCTAGTTCTCTTCATTATGACTTGTTAGAG GTGATGGATTTCATAAATGATGCACTTGTTTCCATCGATGCTTTTATTAATGCATACAAACCAGCAGCTGTGTTCTTTTCATGCCCTATAGAAATGAG TTATGGGAATGAGGAATTGTTGGTCATGCTTGCAAGATTGCATGATACTTTGCTTCCATCTTTACAACGTGGGTTCCGAATTATATTGGCAGGAGGAGATGATGAAATGATATCAAATATTGCTGTTAGTTTGAAGATGTTATCCATGAggatttgcaaactgggttggaAATTGTTGGATATTTGCTATTTAAGTAATGAAGTATTCACAGATTGCCTTCCCATTCCAGCTGTAACAAAGATGTTTCCAGCAAAAGTGGACGACCCTGTCATAAGAGCAGATATATTGATTCAAACCTTTAGGGAGATCAGTGGACTACTGCTGTACACCCAAGAGAATCAGAACAGAAATACATTTCTTCAGAATCTTGATAAGAATTACCATCTAATGAGCAAACTGCAGAGCTTACAGAATGCTG GATGGATATTCATAGATGATGAACAGCTCCAGTATTTATCTGGGATAACAATGTTTTCTCTGAAGAGTACTGTTGAGAAGCAAACACTTGTGCCAACCCCTGTTTCAAGCAACAAAGTTGAAATGGATGAAGATGCAGCCATCAAGGAATCCAAAATTAGTCAAATAAGGGACTTATTTCCTGATTATGGTAAGGGGTTTTTGGCTGCCTGCCTTGAAGTTTATAACCATGATCCAGAAGAGGTGATTCAGAGAATACTCGAGGGGACTCTTCATGAAGATCTTAAGTGCTTGGATCCATCACTGCAGACCATGCCAACAGCCAAGTCTGCTTTGACCAAGGATAAAGGAAAGGGGAAGTTAGTTGAATCTACATCATTCCCCTTAACAACGCCAACTAACTCTGCCAATACAGAGGTAGCAGGAGAGCGACAATTTGACAGTACATCTGTTTCATCCTCATCTACAGTTGGCAGGTTTGTTAGAAAGTCTAATGATGTGCATGAACATTATACTCTTGATGCCAGGGATGACAAAGATGCAGCAAGGACTGTAGCTCTGATTTCACAGTACGAGTATGAGGATGAATATGATGACTCCTTTGATGATCTAGGTTTAAGTGTTGTTGAGTCAGGGTTGGAGGAGAATGAAATATTTAGTGACAAAGTCAGCTCTAGTTTGGGGAAATCTTCAGGGACTGAAAGTGAAATCTCTGTTCAAACTGCTCCTAATACAAAGTGGGGATCTAGAAAAAAGCCGCAATACTATGTCAAGGATGGAAAGAACTACAGCTACAAGGTTGCAGGTTCAGTTGCAGTTGCAAATTCCAGTGAAGCTTCACTAGTTAGTCAAGCGCAGGGAGAACTAATTTATGGTCTTGGACAGGGTGGTAACATTCCTCTAGGTGCAGTTAAGAAGTTGACCGAGTATCAGGAGCAAGAACACCAGAGGGAATCTGATGAACCTGAGATGGAAGGGAGAGGGAACACAAGGAAtcccagaggtagaggcaggaggGGAGGCGGAGGAAGGCTGAGGGAGTCGCATGAAGAGCAGGATGACCAATCTGATGGTTCTGAGATGCAAGGGAGAGGAAATGCCGGAAATCCCAGGGGCAGGGGAAGGAGGGGAAGAGGAAGTAACAATTACAGGAAGGATAGAGCTATGAATAAGCACTTTTCTGGATTGTCTGGTTTTTAG
- the LOC110648718 gene encoding uncharacterized protein LOC110648718 isoform X3: MGKEEKKLLDLPKLLDICAIYGHENEELIQVLVKNALQAQTGIYDNLTAAMSQFLGIVHTMFQRCISSLEALFSSASHEDLGSSSLHYDLLEVMDFINDALVSIDAFINAYKPAAVFFSCPIEMSYGNEELLVMLARLHDTLLPSLQRGFRIILAGGDDEMISNIAVSLKMLSMRICKLGWKLLDICYLSNEVFTDCLPIPAVTKMFPAKVDDPVIRADILIQTFREISGLLLYTQENQNRNTFLQNLDKNYHLMSKLQSLQNAGWIFIDDEQLQYLSGITMFSLKSTVEKQTLVPTPVSSNKVEMDEDAAIKESKISQIRDLFPDYGKGFLAACLEVYNHDPEEVIQRILEGTLHEDLKCLDPSLQTMPTAKSALTKDKGKGKLVESTSFPLTTPTNSANTEVAGERQFDSTSVSSSSTVGRFVRKSNDVHEHYTLDARDDKDAARTVALISQYEYEDEYDDSFDDLGLSVVESGLEENEIFSDKVSSSLGKSSGTESEISVQTAPNTKWGSRKKPQYYVKDGKNYSYKVAGSVAVANSSEASLVSQAQGELIYGLGQGGNIPLGAVKKLTEYQEQEHQRESDEPEMEGRGNTRNPRGRGRRGGGGRLRESHEEQDDQSDGSEMQGRGNAGNPRGRGRRGRGSNNYRKDRAMNKHFSGLSGF; this comes from the exons ATGGGAAAAGAG GAAAAAAAGTTGCTTGACCTGCCGAAGTTGTTGGATATATGTGCCATTTATGGCCATGAAAATGAAGAATTGATTCAAGTTCTG GTTAAGAATGCTTTGCAAGCCCAGACTGGGATCTATGATAATTTAACTGCGGCCATGTCACAGTTTTTGGGGATCGTTCACACAATGTTTCAACGTTGCATCTCATCTTTGGAG GCTTTATTTTCCTCTGCAAGCCATGAAGACCTTGGATCTAGTTCTCTTCATTATGACTTGTTAGAG GTGATGGATTTCATAAATGATGCACTTGTTTCCATCGATGCTTTTATTAATGCATACAAACCAGCAGCTGTGTTCTTTTCATGCCCTATAGAAATGAG TTATGGGAATGAGGAATTGTTGGTCATGCTTGCAAGATTGCATGATACTTTGCTTCCATCTTTACAACGTGGGTTCCGAATTATATTGGCAGGAGGAGATGATGAAATGATATCAAATATTGCTGTTAGTTTGAAGATGTTATCCATGAggatttgcaaactgggttggaAATTGTTGGATATTTGCTATTTAAGTAATGAAGTATTCACAGATTGCCTTCCCATTCCAGCTGTAACAAAGATGTTTCCAGCAAAAGTGGACGACCCTGTCATAAGAGCAGATATATTGATTCAAACCTTTAGGGAGATCAGTGGACTACTGCTGTACACCCAAGAGAATCAGAACAGAAATACATTTCTTCAGAATCTTGATAAGAATTACCATCTAATGAGCAAACTGCAGAGCTTACAGAATGCTG GATGGATATTCATAGATGATGAACAGCTCCAGTATTTATCTGGGATAACAATGTTTTCTCTGAAGAGTACTGTTGAGAAGCAAACACTTGTGCCAACCCCTGTTTCAAGCAACAAAGTTGAAATGGATGAAGATGCAGCCATCAAGGAATCCAAAATTAGTCAAATAAGGGACTTATTTCCTGATTATGGTAAGGGGTTTTTGGCTGCCTGCCTTGAAGTTTATAACCATGATCCAGAAGAGGTGATTCAGAGAATACTCGAGGGGACTCTTCATGAAGATCTTAAGTGCTTGGATCCATCACTGCAGACCATGCCAACAGCCAAGTCTGCTTTGACCAAGGATAAAGGAAAGGGGAAGTTAGTTGAATCTACATCATTCCCCTTAACAACGCCAACTAACTCTGCCAATACAGAGGTAGCAGGAGAGCGACAATTTGACAGTACATCTGTTTCATCCTCATCTACAGTTGGCAGGTTTGTTAGAAAGTCTAATGATGTGCATGAACATTATACTCTTGATGCCAGGGATGACAAAGATGCAGCAAGGACTGTAGCTCTGATTTCACAGTACGAGTATGAGGATGAATATGATGACTCCTTTGATGATCTAGGTTTAAGTGTTGTTGAGTCAGGGTTGGAGGAGAATGAAATATTTAGTGACAAAGTCAGCTCTAGTTTGGGGAAATCTTCAGGGACTGAAAGTGAAATCTCTGTTCAAACTGCTCCTAATACAAAGTGGGGATCTAGAAAAAAGCCGCAATACTATGTCAAGGATGGAAAGAACTACAGCTACAAGGTTGCAGGTTCAGTTGCAGTTGCAAATTCCAGTGAAGCTTCACTAGTTAGTCAAGCGCAGGGAGAACTAATTTATGGTCTTGGACAGGGTGGTAACATTCCTCTAGGTGCAGTTAAGAAGTTGACCGAGTATCAGGAGCAAGAACACCAGAGGGAATCTGATGAACCTGAGATGGAAGGGAGAGGGAACACAAGGAAtcccagaggtagaggcaggaggGGAGGCGGAGGAAGGCTGAGGGAGTCGCATGAAGAGCAGGATGACCAATCTGATGGTTCTGAGATGCAAGGGAGAGGAAATGCCGGAAATCCCAGGGGCAGGGGAAGGAGGGGAAGAGGAAGTAACAATTACAGGAAGGATAGAGCTATGAATAAGCACTTTTCTGGATTGTCTGGTTTTTAG